The following are from one region of the Prevotella communis genome:
- the hflX gene encoding GTPase HflX has translation MKEFVISEAKAETAILVGLITGQQDEAKTNEYLDELEFLATTAGARTVKRFTQKVGGPSSVTYVGSGKLEEIRQYIKMCEDAYDEAMEHREDYESDADMPQPVGMVIFDDELSAKQIRNIEKELQVKILDRTSLILDIFAMRAQTAEAKAQVELAQHRYMLPRLQRLWTHLERQGGGSGGGGGKGSVGLRGPGETQLEMDRRIILHRITLLKQRLAEIDKQKTTQRKNRGRLIRVALVGYTNVGKSTLMNLLSKSDVFAENKLFATLDTTVRKVTIENLPFLLADTVGFIRKLPSDLVESFKSTLDEVREADLLVHVVDISHPDFEDQIRVVEQTLSELGCSETPSMVVFNKIDAYTWTPQEEDDLTEPTKENVSLEELKKTWMAKISEKGKVKSEEYAAAPLFISAKNKENIEELRTTLYNKVRELHVQKYPYNDFLYTIEEN, from the coding sequence ATGAAAGAATTTGTCATCTCCGAAGCAAAGGCCGAGACGGCCATATTAGTAGGACTGATTACAGGACAACAGGACGAAGCTAAGACAAACGAATATCTGGACGAACTGGAATTCCTGGCAACGACAGCAGGGGCTCGCACCGTGAAGCGTTTTACGCAAAAGGTGGGCGGTCCCAGCAGTGTGACCTATGTAGGTAGTGGAAAACTGGAAGAAATACGACAGTATATCAAGATGTGTGAGGATGCCTATGACGAGGCCATGGAGCATCGCGAGGATTATGAGAGCGATGCAGACATGCCACAGCCTGTGGGTATGGTGATTTTTGATGATGAACTGAGTGCTAAACAAATCAGAAACATTGAGAAGGAACTGCAAGTGAAGATTCTGGATCGCACATCGCTGATTCTGGATATCTTCGCCATGCGTGCGCAGACAGCCGAAGCCAAGGCGCAGGTGGAACTGGCGCAGCATCGCTATATGCTGCCCCGACTGCAGCGACTCTGGACGCACCTGGAGCGTCAGGGCGGTGGCTCTGGCGGCGGTGGCGGCAAGGGAAGCGTGGGACTGCGTGGACCTGGTGAGACGCAGTTGGAGATGGACCGACGTATCATCCTGCACCGTATCACCCTTCTGAAACAGCGTCTGGCAGAGATTGACAAGCAGAAGACGACCCAGCGCAAGAACCGCGGACGCCTGATTCGTGTGGCGCTGGTGGGTTATACCAACGTGGGTAAGTCCACGCTGATGAACCTCCTGTCGAAGAGCGACGTGTTTGCTGAGAACAAGCTCTTTGCCACGCTCGACACGACGGTGCGTAAGGTGACCATCGAGAACCTGCCGTTCCTGCTGGCCGATACCGTAGGATTCATCCGTAAGTTGCCCTCAGACCTGGTAGAGAGCTTCAAGAGTACGCTCGACGAGGTGCGCGAGGCTGATTTGCTGGTACACGTGGTGGATATCTCGCATCCCGATTTCGAAGACCAGATCCGGGTGGTAGAACAGACACTCAGCGAACTGGGTTGTTCGGAGACGCCTTCGATGGTGGTATTCAACAAGATTGATGCCTACACATGGACGCCGCAGGAGGAAGACGACCTGACGGAGCCTACGAAGGAAAACGTGTCATTGGAGGAGTTGAAGAAGACATGGATGGCCAAGATAAGTGAAAAGGGCAAAGTGAAGAGTGAAGAATATGCTGCCGCTCCCTTGTTCATTAGCGCTAAAAACAAGGAGAATATCGAGGAACTGCGCACCACGCTATATAATAAGGTTCGCGAGCTGCACGTGCAGAAGTATCCATATAACGACTTCCTCTATACTATAGAAGAGAATTGA
- a CDS encoding M16 family metallopeptidase, with protein MKLNFLFGMALMGLALSSCSKYDYEEVKGDMAQTRIYTLKNGLKIYLSVNKEEPRIQTYIAVRTGSKNDPAETTGLAHYLEHLMFKGTNHFGVTDPEAEAPYLEEIEKRYEAYRQLTDPEARKKAYHEIDSVSQLAAKYNIPNEYDKLMATIGSEGSNAYTSNDVTCYVEDIPSNEIDNWAKIQADRFMNMTIRGFHTELEAVYEEYNISLTDDGDKLYTAMMAKLFPTHPYGTQTTIGTQEHLKNPSITNIKNYFKKWYVPNNVAICMSGDFDPDEVVATIEKYFGEWQPGEDVEQPVYDKQPELTAPVDTTVIGLEAENLWLGWKFDRASSLQADTLQVIQQMLSNGTAGLLDLDINQQMRMLGAWGAAIPMQDYSMLILGGTPKEGQSLEEVRSLLLEEIEKLKAGDFSDDLLPSVVNNLKLEYYNALESNQARARMFVNAFINGTPWEQEVKALDRVAGITKEQIVAFANRYFVNNYVTVFKKQGVDPTIKKIDKPAITPIPTNRDYVSQFVKDIQNLEVKPIQPRFVDFQKDLTFGHINDQLPTIYVQNKENGRFQLAFRYEFGNEADLRYGYAAQYLDYLGTDSLTSEQIKQQFYKLACNYNIQVGDRSLSVSLNGLSENMPQAVALLEHLMQHAKVDKEAYAMFVGMEAKSRMDAKTDQRTNFDMLASYGIYGPYNPRRHDISIDTLANTNPEELLGLLKDLAQYKHTVLYYGPMSEDELADALASYASQANVATKDVPENKHYVMQPTDSNEVLLAPYDAQNIYMRMYHNEGNAWNPEEAPVQALFNEFFGGGMNSIVFQELREARGLAYNAYAYYMQPSHQDYKDMFFTHIITQNDKMADCIAEFHHILDSVPQSEGALKIAKESIIKRLASMRTTKFGLINAWLTAQENGLDYDINQRIYEAMPNLTLADVLEFADRCIARKPYRYVILGNEEALDMATLEKYGPVKRVTTKEIFGY; from the coding sequence ATGAAACTAAATTTTTTGTTTGGAATGGCCCTGATGGGCCTTGCATTGAGCAGCTGCTCTAAGTATGACTATGAGGAGGTGAAGGGCGATATGGCCCAGACCCGTATCTACACGTTGAAGAACGGACTGAAGATTTATCTCAGCGTCAACAAGGAAGAACCGCGTATCCAGACGTATATCGCCGTGCGTACGGGTTCCAAGAACGACCCTGCAGAGACCACAGGTCTGGCTCACTACCTGGAGCATCTGATGTTCAAGGGTACGAATCACTTCGGTGTGACCGACCCTGAGGCTGAGGCTCCTTATCTGGAGGAGATTGAGAAACGCTACGAGGCTTATCGCCAGTTGACCGACCCTGAGGCTCGCAAGAAGGCTTATCATGAGATTGACTCTGTGAGTCAGTTGGCTGCCAAGTACAATATCCCCAACGAGTACGACAAGCTGATGGCTACCATCGGTAGTGAGGGCTCAAATGCCTACACATCAAACGATGTGACCTGCTACGTGGAGGATATCCCCTCTAACGAGATTGATAACTGGGCAAAGATTCAGGCCGACCGCTTCATGAATATGACCATTCGTGGTTTCCATACGGAGCTGGAGGCTGTCTATGAGGAGTATAACATCAGTCTGACGGATGATGGCGACAAGCTCTATACTGCCATGATGGCGAAGTTGTTCCCCACGCACCCCTACGGCACACAGACCACCATCGGTACGCAGGAACACCTGAAGAATCCTTCCATCACCAATATCAAGAACTATTTCAAGAAATGGTATGTGCCCAATAACGTGGCCATCTGTATGAGTGGTGACTTTGATCCTGATGAGGTGGTGGCTACCATCGAGAAGTATTTCGGTGAGTGGCAGCCAGGTGAGGATGTAGAACAGCCTGTTTACGACAAGCAGCCTGAACTGACGGCCCCCGTAGATACAACGGTTATTGGCCTGGAGGCTGAGAATCTGTGGCTGGGATGGAAATTCGACAGGGCCAGTTCTTTGCAGGCTGATACTTTGCAGGTTATCCAGCAGATGCTGAGCAACGGTACCGCCGGACTTCTGGACCTGGATATCAACCAGCAGATGAGAATGTTGGGCGCATGGGGTGCTGCTATTCCCATGCAGGATTACTCAATGCTGATTCTGGGAGGTACACCGAAGGAAGGACAGAGCCTGGAGGAGGTACGCTCGCTGTTGCTCGAGGAAATTGAGAAACTGAAAGCCGGAGATTTCTCTGACGACCTGTTGCCCTCTGTTGTCAACAACCTGAAGCTGGAGTATTACAACGCCTTGGAGAGTAACCAGGCACGTGCCAGAATGTTTGTCAACGCCTTTATCAACGGTACGCCCTGGGAACAGGAGGTGAAGGCTCTCGACCGTGTGGCTGGTATCACGAAGGAACAGATTGTGGCGTTTGCCAATCGCTATTTCGTGAACAACTATGTCACGGTATTCAAGAAGCAGGGCGTAGACCCGACTATCAAGAAGATTGACAAGCCGGCCATCACGCCTATCCCCACCAACCGCGACTATGTGAGTCAGTTTGTGAAGGATATCCAGAACTTGGAGGTGAAGCCTATCCAGCCTCGTTTCGTGGATTTCCAGAAGGACCTGACATTCGGACATATCAACGACCAGTTGCCTACAATCTATGTACAGAACAAGGAGAACGGCCGTTTTCAGTTGGCTTTCCGCTATGAGTTTGGCAACGAGGCTGATTTGCGTTATGGATATGCTGCCCAGTATCTGGACTATCTGGGTACCGACTCATTGACATCAGAGCAGATCAAACAGCAGTTCTATAAGCTGGCTTGTAATTACAATATCCAGGTGGGCGACCGTAGCCTGTCTGTCAGCCTGAACGGACTCAGCGAGAATATGCCGCAGGCTGTAGCTCTTCTGGAACACCTGATGCAGCATGCCAAGGTGGATAAGGAGGCTTATGCGATGTTTGTGGGCATGGAGGCTAAGTCGCGTATGGATGCAAAGACCGACCAGCGCACGAACTTTGATATGCTGGCCAGCTACGGCATATACGGTCCTTACAATCCCCGTCGTCATGATATCTCTATCGATACGCTGGCAAATACCAATCCTGAGGAATTGCTTGGCTTGCTGAAAGACCTTGCCCAGTACAAGCACACCGTGTTGTACTATGGTCCGATGAGCGAGGATGAACTGGCAGACGCCTTGGCCTCTTACGCTTCTCAGGCGAACGTGGCAACGAAGGATGTACCTGAGAATAAGCACTATGTGATGCAGCCTACCGACAGCAACGAGGTGCTGCTGGCTCCTTATGATGCCCAGAATATCTACATGCGTATGTACCACAATGAGGGTAATGCATGGAATCCGGAGGAGGCTCCCGTCCAGGCGCTCTTCAACGAGTTCTTCGGAGGTGGTATGAACAGCATTGTCTTCCAGGAACTGCGTGAGGCTCGCGGACTGGCTTACAATGCTTATGCTTACTATATGCAGCCCAGTCATCAGGATTACAAGGATATGTTCTTTACGCATATCATCACACAGAACGACAAAATGGCCGACTGTATTGCGGAGTTCCATCATATCCTTGACTCAGTACCTCAGAGTGAGGGTGCCCTGAAGATTGCCAAAGAGTCTATCATCAAGCGTCTTGCCAGTATGCGTACAACGAAGTTTGGTCTGATTAATGCCTGGCTGACAGCTCAGGAGAATGGTCTTGACTACGATATCAACCAGCGTATCTACGAGGCAATGCCTAACCTGACGCTGGCCGATGTGCTGGAATTTGCCGACAGATGTATCGCCCGTAAGCCTTATCGCTACGTCATCTTAGGCAATGAGGAGGCTCTCGATATGGCGACCTTGGAGAAGTATGGTCCCGTGAAACGAGTGACGACAAAGGAAATCTTTGGCTATTAA
- a CDS encoding DUF4954 family protein, whose product MREYRQLTQEEIQVLENNVCWAEDWNRVMVDEDFRPYNFHRVIFYGDIRLGKFEKKIEVAQGFYKHSGINDATLRNVTVGDDCLIEKVGNFINNYTIGDDCYISNISTLETREGASYGAGSTISVLNEMGDGNIVLFRELNSQLAAFMVKHNRDKALVNRLRQLIDDEVRISTPERGTIGNSVKIINTKDVINTVIKGDCEISGAARLNECTILSSEDAPVFIGTGVICENSIICDGCSINNSVKMQDCFVGEACQITNGFTAEASLFFANSFMANGEACAAFCGPFSASHHKSSLLIGGQFSFYNAGSNTNFSNHAYKMGPLHYGTLERGTKTASGSYVLMPATIGAFSVCFGKLMHHPDTRNLPFSYLIAYGDTMYLVPGRNITTVGLYRDIKKWPKRDKRSKQSKKSIINFDWLSPFTVGEIIQGIEILKALRNASGDNVTTYNFHEYVINASSLMKGLKYYDIALRIYMGAVLKRAQKEGFFGYPKSEVGKGAWSDLSGLLLPESEEQRLIDDIKEGGIENIQQVLTRFEDINNSYSDYRWAWSYQLILDYYHLTEIDEAACERIREDYVKARRAWIAEIRKDAEKEFLMGDVEQEVLDDFLSKLDHEIDYEN is encoded by the coding sequence ATGAGAGAGTACAGACAACTGACACAGGAAGAGATTCAGGTGCTTGAGAACAACGTATGTTGGGCTGAGGACTGGAACAGGGTAATGGTTGACGAGGATTTTCGTCCCTATAACTTCCACCGTGTGATATTCTATGGCGATATCCGCCTGGGTAAGTTCGAGAAAAAGATTGAGGTGGCTCAGGGCTTCTATAAGCACTCGGGTATCAACGATGCCACGTTGAGAAATGTCACCGTGGGCGATGACTGTCTGATAGAGAAGGTGGGCAACTTCATCAATAACTATACCATTGGTGACGACTGCTATATCTCGAATATCTCAACACTTGAGACTCGCGAGGGAGCCAGCTATGGCGCGGGCTCTACCATCAGCGTACTCAACGAGATGGGTGATGGCAATATCGTGCTGTTCCGTGAACTGAACTCTCAGTTGGCTGCTTTCATGGTGAAGCATAATCGCGACAAGGCCCTGGTAAACCGTCTGCGCCAGTTGATTGACGATGAGGTACGTATCTCAACGCCGGAACGTGGTACCATTGGCAACAGCGTGAAGATTATCAATACCAAGGATGTCATCAACACCGTGATTAAGGGCGACTGCGAGATTAGTGGTGCAGCCCGTCTGAACGAGTGTACAATCCTGAGTAGTGAGGATGCGCCTGTATTTATCGGTACGGGTGTCATCTGCGAGAACTCGATTATCTGTGACGGTTGCTCGATTAATAACTCCGTGAAGATGCAGGACTGCTTCGTGGGTGAGGCTTGTCAGATTACCAATGGCTTCACGGCCGAGGCCAGTCTGTTCTTTGCCAACTCATTCATGGCTAATGGTGAGGCCTGTGCCGCCTTCTGCGGTCCGTTCTCGGCTTCGCATCATAAGTCAAGCCTGCTGATTGGCGGACAGTTCTCGTTCTACAACGCTGGTTCAAACACCAACTTCTCGAACCACGCCTACAAGATGGGACCCTTGCACTATGGTACGCTGGAGCGCGGTACGAAGACGGCCTCTGGCTCGTATGTGCTGATGCCTGCCACGATTGGTGCTTTCTCTGTATGCTTCGGCAAACTGATGCACCATCCTGACACGCGCAACCTGCCGTTCTCTTATCTTATCGCTTATGGGGATACGATGTATCTGGTGCCTGGCAGAAATATCACTACTGTAGGTTTGTATCGTGATATCAAGAAATGGCCAAAACGCGACAAGCGTTCTAAGCAGTCGAAGAAGAGTATCATCAATTTTGACTGGCTATCTCCTTTCACGGTAGGTGAGATTATCCAGGGTATCGAGATTCTGAAGGCGTTGCGTAATGCTTCTGGCGACAATGTCACGACGTATAATTTCCACGAGTATGTCATCAACGCTTCTTCACTTATGAAGGGCTTGAAGTACTATGATATTGCTCTGCGTATCTACATGGGTGCCGTACTGAAGCGTGCTCAGAAAGAGGGCTTCTTTGGCTATCCGAAGTCGGAGGTGGGCAAAGGGGCCTGGTCTGACCTCAGCGGACTGTTGTTGCCTGAGAGTGAGGAACAACGACTGATAGACGATATCAAGGAGGGCGGCATCGAGAATATCCAGCAGGTGCTGACGCGCTTTGAGGACATCAATAACAGCTACAGCGACTACCGTTGGGCTTGGAGCTATCAGCTGATTCTGGATTACTATCACCTGACGGAGATTGACGAGGCTGCCTGCGAGCGTATCCGTGAGGACTACGTGAAGGCGCGCCGTGCATGGATTGCTGAAATCCGTAAGGATGCGGAGAAGGAGTTCCTGATGGGTGATGTGGAACAGGAGGTACTGGATGACTTCCTCTCTAAACTCGACCACGAGATTGACTATGAAAACTAA
- a CDS encoding nitroreductase family protein: MTFLDLVKQRYSCRSYQEKSVEQEKLDYVMECVRLAPSAVNKQPWMFRVVKDEAEKAKLRECYNRDWFNSAPMYIICSILHDQEWVRKDGKHHGDIDIAIAVEHLCLAATEQGLATCWVCNFNAEKCKEFFTFADNEEPAVLIPIGYAADERKEKIRKAIEEIYK, translated from the coding sequence ATGACTTTTTTAGATTTAGTAAAACAGAGGTATAGCTGCAGAAGCTATCAGGAGAAGAGTGTGGAACAGGAAAAGCTGGACTACGTGATGGAGTGCGTCCGCCTGGCACCATCGGCCGTCAACAAGCAGCCGTGGATGTTCCGCGTAGTGAAGGACGAGGCCGAGAAGGCAAAACTGCGCGAGTGCTATAACCGCGACTGGTTCAATTCGGCACCGATGTATATCATCTGCAGCATCCTGCACGATCAGGAATGGGTGCGCAAGGACGGCAAGCATCATGGCGACATCGACATAGCCATTGCCGTGGAGCATCTGTGTCTGGCTGCTACGGAACAGGGCCTTGCCACCTGCTGGGTGTGCAACTTCAACGCAGAGAAATGCAAGGAGTTTTTCACCTTTGCCGACAACGAGGAGCCTGCCGTCTTAATCCCCATCGGCTATGCCGCCGACGAGCGTAAAGAGAAGATTCGCAAGGCAATAGAGGAAATTTACAAATAG
- a CDS encoding rhamnogalacturonan lyase, producing MKRILLSIASAALCLGLTAQPKYDYSKLSTERLDRGVVAVRQADGSAFVSWRILRDDRKGESFDIYRNGVKLNQAPLTNGGSFFIDENPLDEDATYEIKGGTAKGQFTLCQDAPVGYIPIKLNKPEGGKVPTIQPQQRPGNNGWRWRDTGEYAYTANDATVADVDGDGQYEIILKWDPTNAHDNSHDGYTGPTLLDCYRLNGEQLWRIDLGRNIRSGAHYTPFIVYDFDGDGRAELMVKTADGTRDSEGRVIGDSVVDHRNKAGRILSGPEYISVFDGLTGRLLDTKPYIPERGELKAWGDEKGNRSERYLAGLAYLGAVAARPLDACTARNSSLFTIHSSLPSAVFCRGYYTRSVIVAWDWDGKSLKERWVFDTNNPEWRSYAGQGNHNLRIADVDGDGYDEITYGSMAVDHDGKGLYNTRMGHGDAIHLIADPKDDRLYIWDCHENKRDGSDLRDAATGKVLFQIKSTADVGRCMAADIDPTNPGVEMWSADSHGIRNMKGEVVNAAKDSDDPQHNNYLVMGGRWLSMNFGIWWDGDLLRELLDRETVSKYDWQNRRIVDLQRFDGQFNNGTKSNPCLAADILGDWREEVLIRNRESTELRLYVSTIPTSYRINCLMQDIPYRLSVAYQNVGYNQPSEPGYYIGPDKTDYLK from the coding sequence ATGAAACGAATCCTACTATCTATCGCATCTGCAGCGCTATGTTTAGGCCTTACGGCACAACCCAAATATGATTATTCCAAGCTCAGTACGGAGCGTCTGGACCGCGGCGTGGTGGCCGTGCGTCAGGCGGACGGAAGTGCCTTCGTGTCGTGGCGCATCCTGCGTGACGACCGGAAAGGTGAGTCTTTCGATATTTATCGAAATGGCGTGAAGCTCAACCAAGCGCCTCTCACCAATGGCGGCTCTTTCTTCATTGACGAGAATCCCCTGGACGAGGATGCCACCTACGAGATTAAGGGAGGCACAGCCAAGGGACAGTTCACGCTTTGCCAGGATGCTCCCGTGGGCTATATCCCCATCAAGCTCAACAAGCCCGAGGGTGGCAAGGTGCCTACCATCCAACCTCAGCAGCGCCCAGGCAATAATGGCTGGCGATGGCGCGACACGGGCGAGTATGCCTATACCGCCAACGATGCCACCGTGGCCGATGTTGATGGCGACGGACAGTATGAGATTATCCTGAAATGGGACCCTACGAATGCACACGACAACAGTCACGACGGTTACACGGGGCCTACCCTCCTCGACTGCTACCGGCTGAACGGTGAACAGCTCTGGCGTATTGACTTAGGCCGTAATATCCGCTCTGGTGCCCACTATACGCCCTTCATCGTCTACGACTTTGATGGCGACGGGCGTGCCGAACTGATGGTAAAGACTGCCGACGGCACCCGCGATAGCGAGGGCCGCGTGATCGGCGATTCCGTCGTCGATCATAGAAACAAGGCAGGCCGCATCCTCTCTGGTCCTGAGTATATCAGCGTCTTCGACGGTCTCACGGGTCGCCTCCTCGACACCAAGCCCTATATCCCTGAGCGCGGCGAACTGAAAGCCTGGGGCGATGAAAAAGGCAACCGCTCCGAGCGCTATTTAGCAGGTCTCGCCTACCTTGGAGCGGTAGCCGCTCGGCCTTTGGACGCTTGCACGGCAAGAAATTCTTCACTTTTCACTATTCACTCTTCCCTTCCCTCCGCTGTTTTTTGTCGCGGCTACTACACCCGTTCCGTCATCGTGGCATGGGACTGGGACGGCAAGTCCCTGAAGGAGCGCTGGGTGTTTGACACCAATAATCCTGAGTGGCGCTCGTATGCCGGACAGGGTAATCACAACCTGCGCATTGCCGATGTCGACGGCGACGGCTACGACGAGATAACCTATGGCTCTATGGCCGTAGATCATGATGGCAAGGGACTCTACAATACCCGCATGGGCCACGGCGACGCCATCCATCTCATTGCCGACCCGAAGGACGACCGTCTCTACATCTGGGACTGCCACGAGAACAAGCGCGATGGTTCCGATCTGCGCGATGCCGCCACGGGCAAGGTCCTTTTCCAGATTAAGAGTACTGCTGACGTAGGCCGTTGTATGGCTGCCGACATCGACCCAACGAATCCCGGGGTGGAGATGTGGAGTGCAGATAGTCATGGTATCAGGAATATGAAGGGCGAGGTGGTCAACGCCGCCAAAGATTCCGACGACCCTCAACATAATAATTATCTGGTGATGGGAGGCCGCTGGCTCTCCATGAACTTCGGCATCTGGTGGGACGGCGACCTGCTGCGCGAGTTGCTCGACCGCGAGACGGTGTCGAAATACGACTGGCAGAACCGCAGGATTGTGGACCTGCAACGCTTTGACGGCCAGTTCAATAACGGCACGAAGTCCAACCCCTGTCTGGCCGCCGACATCCTGGGCGACTGGCGCGAAGAGGTACTGATTCGCAATCGTGAGAGCACAGAGCTGCGCCTCTACGTCTCCACGATTCCCACGTCCTACCGCATCAACTGTCTGATGCAGGACATCCCCTACCGTCTCTCCGTAGCCTATCAGAACGTGGGCTACAACCAGCCCTCAGAACCCGGCTACTACATTGGTCCTGATAAAACGGATTATCTGAAATAA
- a CDS encoding TIGR04076 family protein, whose protein sequence is MKKVRITALRQTVYEDLMAKYENPIEHTCDVREGQQWISVDGQQPEGMCPSAWYSMREFVESLARGEGNFYDGWMKNPMSAMISCNDGFRPFSFYIEVVE, encoded by the coding sequence ATGAAAAAGGTAAGAATCACAGCCCTGCGCCAAACCGTCTATGAGGACCTGATGGCGAAATACGAGAACCCGATAGAGCATACCTGCGATGTCAGGGAGGGACAGCAATGGATTTCCGTCGATGGGCAGCAGCCTGAGGGCATGTGTCCGTCGGCATGGTACTCTATGCGTGAGTTCGTGGAGTCGCTGGCTCGTGGTGAGGGCAACTTTTACGACGGATGGATGAAGAACCCGATGAGCGCGATGATCAGTTGCAACGACGGGTTCCGTCCTTTTTCCTTCTATATCGAGGTGGTAGAGTAG
- the fldA gene encoding flavodoxin FldA has translation MNATIVIYGSSTGTCEAIAEKIASKLGCEALNVQDLTADIVNANQNLILGTSTWGAGELQDDWYDGLNTLKACDLSGKTIALFGCGDCSCYSDTFVGGIGELYNGIKGSGAKFIGSVETDGYTFDDSEAVIDGKFIGLPLDNVNEDDKTDVRIDAWIAAISPEL, from the coding sequence ATGAATGCAACTATTGTAATCTATGGTTCCTCCACAGGAACATGCGAGGCTATCGCCGAGAAGATTGCCTCGAAACTGGGCTGCGAGGCTCTGAATGTACAGGACCTGACGGCCGATATCGTCAATGCCAACCAGAACCTGATTCTTGGTACTTCTACGTGGGGTGCCGGCGAACTGCAGGACGACTGGTACGACGGTCTGAACACGCTTAAGGCATGTGACCTGAGCGGCAAGACTATCGCCCTTTTCGGCTGTGGCGACTGCTCATGCTATAGCGATACCTTCGTGGGTGGTATCGGTGAACTCTACAACGGTATCAAGGGCAGCGGCGCCAAGTTTATTGGTAGCGTAGAGACCGACGGCTATACCTTCGACGACTCAGAGGCCGTGATTGACGGTAAGTTTATTGGTCTGCCTCTCGATAATGTCAACGAGGACGATAAGACCGATGTGCGTATCGACGCCTGGATAGCAGCCATCAGTCCAGAACTTTAA
- a CDS encoding DUF2023 family protein, translating into MTMRTATIPTEIKVLMNHIYELQKGVRQMVLFTCDKRYGDQTIERLESQGIPYVLQPAGQKNLNVYFGRRECLEAIRLIVTRPLNQLTPEEDFILGTMLGYDLCAQCERYCKRKNGCKGDCDGKCIKNN; encoded by the coding sequence ATGACGATGAGAACGGCAACTATTCCTACGGAAATTAAAGTACTGATGAACCACATCTACGAACTGCAGAAGGGCGTGCGCCAGATGGTGCTGTTTACCTGCGATAAAAGATATGGTGATCAGACCATAGAGCGACTGGAGAGTCAGGGCATCCCTTATGTGCTTCAGCCTGCCGGTCAGAAAAACCTCAACGTGTACTTCGGACGCCGCGAGTGCCTGGAGGCTATCCGTCTCATCGTCACCCGTCCGCTTAACCAACTGACACCTGAGGAGGATTTCATCCTTGGCACGATGTTGGGCTACGACCTTTGCGCCCAATGCGAGCGCTACTGCAAACGCAAGAACGGATGCAAGGGAGATTGCGACGGCAAGTGTATCAAGAATAATTAG